A single Natrinema pellirubrum DSM 15624 DNA region contains:
- a CDS encoding DUF7286 family protein produces MTDSQPTVSIAADDRARVPFALIAVLLLISSIAIVGVLGSRDTPEVETEQAVAIDRAESVAVSELRRSVLRATETAASAPVTSTDGASPTVEAAFDDDEPVFDQYLKLLVYREVAESFATTPQQVGHDTAAGVTIDRIDWNDSDDLAAAIDRISLERPDTGVLTVEVADVELIGNESDGEPITERRDLTVSVATPLYQLKDRTDEFQRQLNTGFFETDEYDGLGRYTAARLFPYTWGKAYYDRLSSGQPAFDNLTPNDHTEVMVNDAIFGLQERTFGTTDPYRDRAMLQPTLCMAGDLTSNAGDIETEDFVANDSALANETDLCNANLLDQDGELPDPPTVQEIALTMLEDNVETDVEVQAHPFADLGYMQMAAGMDMAQIEAEFNQSLGESNRFSNQYLGHYFSNKLNNQDVAGDIGSITDDNNPVEGLAQLYEDVRLENDVNDIIEQGYDIEVSTRESGPHKHRSLPTPSSPTEWAQDPGNWSGPYNTTYFASTSQADADVSIDVLTEDQDTSFDDRNVAKIEVEYENSIGVSAEWEHKDENRSPHTDWNWKDNITYSASYTISTDLVSDDIDVERESRGIESPFQTDSWDEDYEFVGNFEGVKTKAVSETFNLDSTTFHAQERELERALEASSTSIITERDFEEEIPYSADPDIDVSPRNEDKLYEWALSELNHTHYEVLTRVKPHRTDLWNMVERPSPLRNAESNVRDVELELVYQNTSEPYANTADLLRAEVRKQYFENTYDNIDKVSRWHDTTLGESSSILNDLLGGLLDTSNDLLGGPMDFVDRMMDPETRPEETQGSLESSPLMEDVNYQVEASPTYLTLEPVNRTDVPAVRPDGGETLSIDDSNSTEHAPMGAGYFDGIGYPGFPLMPWPSLFYLQLDAYYVGVQGEYARFEVRAADGDPTSATGLTYVRQDTETTIETPTRAAQDELTVGSVEPISFENELVVPVIVPSPQLVTKGSPGVGDMWRYGNINSPREHCSEGWKNAGTKYDMNNRHGCISDDAPQPLPVK; encoded by the coding sequence ATGACCGACAGTCAACCCACAGTTTCGATCGCAGCAGACGACCGCGCCCGAGTTCCGTTCGCCCTGATCGCAGTTCTCCTGTTGATCAGCAGCATCGCCATCGTCGGCGTCCTCGGCTCCAGAGACACACCCGAGGTCGAGACCGAACAAGCAGTGGCCATCGACCGCGCCGAATCGGTCGCCGTCTCGGAGTTGCGGCGATCGGTCCTCCGAGCGACCGAGACAGCCGCAAGCGCACCCGTCACGTCGACCGACGGTGCGAGCCCGACCGTCGAAGCAGCGTTCGACGATGACGAGCCCGTCTTCGACCAATACCTCAAGCTCCTCGTCTACCGGGAGGTAGCCGAATCGTTCGCGACCACTCCGCAACAGGTCGGCCACGATACCGCCGCCGGCGTCACCATCGACCGTATCGACTGGAACGACAGCGACGATCTCGCAGCCGCGATCGACCGTATCTCGCTCGAGCGACCCGACACCGGTGTCCTTACCGTCGAAGTCGCAGACGTCGAACTCATCGGGAACGAAAGCGACGGCGAACCGATCACCGAACGCCGCGATCTGACCGTCTCGGTCGCGACCCCGCTCTACCAGCTCAAGGACCGAACCGACGAGTTCCAGCGCCAGCTCAACACCGGCTTTTTCGAAACCGACGAGTACGACGGCCTCGGTCGATATACGGCTGCCCGGCTGTTTCCCTACACCTGGGGCAAGGCCTACTACGACCGCCTCTCGAGCGGCCAGCCGGCGTTCGATAACCTGACGCCCAACGACCACACCGAGGTCATGGTCAACGACGCTATCTTCGGCCTGCAAGAGCGAACCTTCGGCACGACCGACCCCTACAGGGACCGCGCCATGCTCCAACCGACGCTGTGTATGGCCGGCGATCTCACCTCGAACGCGGGCGACATCGAGACCGAGGACTTCGTCGCTAACGACAGCGCCCTCGCCAACGAGACCGACCTCTGTAACGCCAACCTACTCGATCAAGACGGTGAGCTACCCGACCCGCCGACCGTTCAGGAGATTGCACTGACGATGCTCGAGGACAACGTCGAAACCGATGTCGAGGTTCAGGCCCATCCGTTCGCCGATCTGGGGTATATGCAGATGGCGGCTGGGATGGATATGGCGCAGATAGAGGCGGAGTTTAATCAGTCTCTTGGAGAAAGTAACCGTTTCAGTAATCAATATCTGGGCCATTATTTCTCAAATAAGTTGAATAATCAGGACGTAGCTGGAGATATTGGATCAATTACAGATGATAATAACCCAGTGGAGGGGCTAGCTCAGCTATATGAGGATGTTAGGCTAGAAAACGATGTTAATGATATTATAGAACAGGGGTATGATATTGAGGTATCTACGAGAGAGTCTGGACCACACAAGCATCGGAGTTTACCGACCCCCTCTTCTCCTACTGAATGGGCACAAGACCCGGGGAATTGGTCTGGACCTTATAATACAACATATTTTGCTAGTACATCTCAAGCTGATGCGGACGTTTCGATTGATGTCCTCACAGAAGATCAGGATACAAGTTTTGATGATCGTAATGTCGCCAAAATTGAGGTTGAATATGAGAACTCTATCGGAGTTAGTGCTGAGTGGGAACATAAAGACGAGAATCGATCCCCTCATACGGACTGGAATTGGAAAGACAATATCACATACAGCGCGAGCTATACGATCAGTACCGATCTCGTCTCTGATGACATCGATGTGGAGCGGGAAAGTCGTGGAATCGAATCCCCGTTCCAAACAGACTCCTGGGACGAAGATTATGAGTTCGTCGGGAATTTTGAGGGTGTCAAGACGAAAGCGGTCAGCGAAACCTTCAATCTCGACTCGACTACTTTCCACGCCCAGGAACGGGAACTTGAGCGAGCGCTTGAAGCCTCGAGTACTTCGATAATCACGGAACGTGACTTCGAAGAGGAGATACCCTACTCAGCGGATCCCGATATCGATGTCAGCCCACGAAACGAGGATAAACTCTACGAATGGGCGCTTTCCGAACTCAACCATACCCATTACGAAGTCCTCACGCGTGTCAAGCCACATCGAACGGACCTCTGGAATATGGTCGAACGGCCGAGTCCGCTCAGGAACGCCGAGAGCAACGTAAGAGATGTCGAACTCGAACTAGTGTATCAAAACACGTCCGAACCATACGCCAACACTGCAGATCTCCTTCGAGCGGAAGTTCGCAAACAGTACTTCGAGAATACGTACGATAACATCGACAAAGTTAGCAGATGGCACGACACGACACTTGGTGAGAGTAGCTCCATACTCAATGATCTCCTCGGTGGACTTCTCGACACAAGTAACGATCTTCTCGGCGGACCGATGGACTTCGTCGATAGGATGATGGATCCCGAAACGCGACCCGAGGAGACGCAGGGATCGCTCGAGAGTTCGCCGTTGATGGAGGACGTGAACTATCAAGTCGAAGCATCACCGACCTACCTCACCTTGGAACCCGTCAATCGAACCGACGTTCCAGCGGTGCGTCCGGACGGTGGTGAAACGCTCTCAATCGACGACAGCAACAGTACGGAACATGCGCCCATGGGTGCCGGATATTTCGATGGAATCGGCTATCCTGGATTCCCTCTCATGCCGTGGCCATCTTTATTCTACCTCCAACTTGACGCGTATTATGTTGGTGTCCAGGGAGAATACGCCCGGTTCGAGGTGCGAGCTGCCGACGGTGACCCAACGAGCGCTACTGGATTAACGTATGTCCGGCAAGATACTGAGACAACAATCGAGACACCTACGCGGGCAGCACAAGACGAGCTTACAGTTGGTTCTGTCGAACCGATCTCGTTTGAGAATGAACTTGTAGTGCCAGTCATTGTACCAAGTCCACAATTGGTAACCAAGGGTTCGCCGGGTGTTGGAGACATGTGGCGCTATGGAAATATAAATTCACCACGAGAACACTGTTCAGAAGGTTGGAAAAATGCTGGCACAAAATATGATATGAATAATAGACATGGATGCATATCAGATGACGCTCCCCAACCACTTCCAGTGAAATAG
- a CDS encoding DEAD/DEAH box helicase, with product MTDGDVAAFTHLGATVRGALSERGFSQPTAPQRLAIPPLAAGENTLVIAPTGSGKTETAMLPVFDHLVAEEGPPEGLGALYITPLRALNRDMRERLEWWDEYLDLEVDVRHGDTTDYQRRKQAEDPPDVLITTPETVQAMLTGERLREALSDVSHVVIDEVHELAASKRGAQLAIGLERLYDLAGPFQRIGLSATVGDPGEVGQFLTGGRPCEIREIDVGSNVDVTVREPEITEEDERLAGELMTEADTASHVRLIRDLVADHESTLIFVNTRQTAEALGSRFKELDLPIGVHHGSLSKEARIDVEDRFKAGEIDGLLCTSSMELGIDVGQVDHVIQYKSPRQVTRLLQRIGRAGHRQDEVSSGTVVTTRPDDTFEALSIARRARDGEVEPAAIHEGSLDVVANQLPAIVQSRGDTYLDEAIETITRSYPFRNVPEATIREIAGELDRNRILWFDEGEDRIETTGGTWQYVYANLSMIPDEETYEVHDIASGGQIGTLDERFVVNFAQPGEVFIQRGEMWRIAEIDDEEGRVKVSPIEDPAGEVPSWIGQEIPVPAAVAGEVGEIRAVAEPQLGTGADAAAVGRELAHRYPADEYTLTEACTQLAQQVDDDAPMPTADRLVLERRGRTIVINAPFGHTANETLGRVLSALLGQRAGSSVGLETDPYRIELEVPNSIATSEVLEVIEETDPDHVEAIVELGLKNSDALAFRLAQVSAKFGALKRWQGSGRLSNDRLLAALEDTPMYEEAIREVFHEDLDIERASAVLERLQSGDLELVTHRGHTPIGKGGRSSGGKELLAPENADASVIETVRERLQNDRVILLCTHCTEWKVKTKVKRVADQPECPECGSTRIASLNPWADEMVQAVRAQEKDEEQQRMTERAFRAASLVQSHGKQAVIAMAARGVGPHNAAQIINKLREDEAEFYRDILSKEREYARTQSFWD from the coding sequence ATGACTGACGGGGACGTCGCGGCGTTTACGCACCTCGGAGCGACGGTCCGCGGGGCGCTCTCCGAACGCGGCTTTTCGCAACCGACGGCACCACAGCGGCTGGCGATCCCGCCGCTCGCCGCCGGCGAGAACACGCTGGTGATCGCGCCTACCGGGAGCGGCAAGACCGAGACGGCGATGTTGCCCGTCTTCGATCACCTGGTCGCCGAGGAAGGACCGCCGGAGGGGTTGGGCGCGCTCTATATTACCCCGCTGCGGGCGCTCAATCGCGACATGCGCGAGCGCCTCGAGTGGTGGGACGAGTACTTAGACCTCGAAGTCGACGTTCGCCACGGCGACACCACCGACTACCAGCGGCGCAAGCAGGCCGAGGACCCGCCGGACGTGCTGATCACGACGCCCGAGACGGTCCAGGCGATGCTCACCGGCGAGCGGCTGCGCGAGGCGCTTTCCGACGTCTCCCACGTCGTAATCGACGAGGTCCACGAACTCGCCGCCTCCAAGCGGGGCGCACAGTTGGCGATCGGTCTCGAGCGGCTGTACGACCTCGCCGGCCCGTTCCAGCGGATCGGGCTCTCGGCGACGGTCGGCGATCCCGGCGAAGTGGGGCAGTTCCTGACGGGCGGCCGACCCTGCGAGATCCGGGAGATCGACGTGGGGAGCAACGTCGACGTGACGGTTCGCGAACCCGAGATTACGGAGGAAGACGAGCGCCTGGCCGGCGAACTGATGACCGAGGCCGATACCGCCAGCCACGTCCGGCTGATCCGCGATCTGGTCGCCGATCACGAGTCGACGCTGATCTTCGTCAATACGAGGCAGACGGCGGAGGCGCTGGGGTCGCGGTTCAAGGAACTCGACCTCCCGATCGGCGTCCACCACGGCTCGCTCTCGAAGGAGGCCCGGATCGACGTCGAGGACCGCTTCAAGGCCGGCGAGATAGACGGGCTGCTGTGTACGTCCTCGATGGAACTCGGCATCGACGTGGGACAGGTCGATCACGTGATCCAGTACAAGAGCCCGCGGCAGGTCACCCGCCTGCTCCAGCGGATCGGCCGCGCGGGCCATCGACAGGACGAGGTCTCGAGCGGGACGGTCGTGACGACCCGTCCGGACGACACCTTCGAGGCGCTGTCGATCGCGCGCCGGGCCCGCGACGGCGAGGTCGAGCCGGCGGCGATCCACGAGGGGAGCCTGGACGTGGTCGCCAACCAGTTGCCCGCGATCGTCCAGAGCCGCGGCGACACGTACCTCGACGAGGCGATCGAGACGATCACTCGCTCCTATCCGTTCCGAAACGTGCCCGAGGCGACGATCCGCGAGATCGCGGGAGAACTGGACCGCAATCGAATCCTCTGGTTCGACGAGGGTGAAGATCGCATCGAGACCACCGGCGGCACGTGGCAGTACGTCTACGCCAACCTCTCGATGATCCCCGACGAGGAGACCTACGAGGTCCACGACATCGCCTCGGGGGGCCAGATCGGGACCCTGGACGAGCGCTTCGTCGTCAACTTCGCCCAGCCCGGCGAGGTGTTCATCCAGCGCGGCGAGATGTGGCGGATCGCCGAGATCGACGACGAGGAGGGCCGAGTCAAGGTCAGCCCGATCGAGGACCCCGCGGGCGAGGTTCCATCGTGGATCGGGCAAGAAATACCCGTCCCCGCCGCGGTCGCGGGCGAAGTGGGTGAAATTCGGGCCGTGGCGGAGCCCCAACTCGGGACGGGAGCCGACGCCGCCGCGGTCGGCCGCGAACTCGCTCATCGGTACCCCGCTGACGAGTACACGCTGACCGAGGCCTGCACGCAACTCGCACAACAGGTCGACGACGACGCGCCGATGCCGACGGCCGACCGCCTGGTCCTCGAGCGACGGGGGCGGACGATCGTCATCAACGCGCCGTTCGGCCACACGGCCAACGAGACGCTCGGCCGGGTGCTGTCGGCGCTGCTGGGCCAGCGGGCCGGCTCCTCGGTCGGCCTCGAGACCGACCCCTACCGGATCGAACTCGAGGTGCCGAACTCGATCGCGACCAGCGAGGTACTCGAGGTCATAGAGGAGACCGACCCGGACCACGTCGAGGCGATCGTCGAACTCGGGCTGAAAAATTCCGACGCGCTCGCCTTCCGGCTGGCGCAGGTCTCGGCGAAGTTCGGCGCGTTAAAGCGCTGGCAGGGCTCGGGCCGACTCTCGAACGATCGCCTGCTGGCGGCCTTGGAGGACACCCCCATGTACGAGGAAGCGATCCGGGAGGTGTTCCACGAGGACCTCGACATCGAACGTGCGAGTGCGGTCCTCGAGCGGCTCCAGTCGGGCGACCTCGAACTGGTGACCCACCGCGGCCACACGCCGATCGGGAAGGGAGGCCGGTCGTCAGGCGGCAAGGAACTGCTCGCGCCCGAAAACGCTGACGCCAGCGTCATCGAGACGGTCCGGGAGCGCCTGCAGAACGATCGGGTCATCCTGCTGTGTACCCACTGTACGGAGTGGAAGGTGAAAACGAAAGTCAAGCGGGTGGCCGACCAGCCCGAGTGCCCGGAATGTGGCTCGACCCGGATCGCCTCGCTGAACCCGTGGGCCGACGAGATGGTCCAGGCGGTCCGAGCCCAGGAAAAAGACGAGGAACAACAGCGAATGACCGAACGCGCGTTCCGGGCCGCGAGCCTCGTCCAGAGTCACGGCAAGCAGGCCGTAATCGCGATGGCCGCCCGCGGGGTCGGGCCGCACAACGCCGCCCAGATCATCAACAAACTCCGCGAGGACGAAGCGGAGTTCTATCGCGACATCCTCTCGAAAGAGCGAGAGTACGCCCGGACCCAGTCGTTCTGGGACTGA
- a CDS encoding protein sorting system archaetidylserine decarboxylase yields the protein MNVAPGAWKYAIVPLLAAPFALVISVTASLVALAVGAGTLAFFRDPDRTPPPTGVVSPADGNVSVLREEGDRVRLGVFMNVWHVHVVRAPFAGRVTDVEHVSGANRPAFSKESDRNERVHVRLETDSPNLPSAADADSAAVETDGSASHPDEPDSDAEVTLIAGAFARRIHPYAERGDTLERGDRIGHIAFGSRVDLLFPPTVDIEDVAVDIGDSMTAGETVVLESGPGELGEGFDLEVGSGSGSDGRDE from the coding sequence ATGAACGTCGCGCCGGGGGCCTGGAAGTACGCTATCGTTCCGCTACTTGCCGCCCCGTTCGCACTCGTTATCAGCGTCACCGCGAGCCTCGTCGCGCTCGCGGTCGGCGCCGGTACTCTCGCCTTTTTCCGCGATCCCGACCGTACCCCACCGCCGACCGGCGTCGTCTCGCCGGCCGACGGGAACGTCTCGGTCCTCCGGGAAGAGGGCGACCGCGTCCGGCTGGGGGTCTTCATGAACGTCTGGCACGTCCACGTCGTCCGCGCCCCCTTTGCCGGCCGCGTTACCGACGTCGAACACGTCTCCGGTGCCAACCGCCCCGCCTTCTCGAAGGAGTCCGACCGCAACGAACGCGTCCACGTCCGCCTCGAGACCGACTCGCCAAACCTGCCGTCCGCGGCAGACGCCGACTCCGCTGCGGTCGAGACCGACGGCTCGGCGTCCCATCCCGACGAACCCGACTCCGACGCCGAGGTGACCCTGATCGCTGGGGCGTTCGCCCGTCGGATCCACCCCTACGCCGAGCGTGGCGACACCCTCGAGCGCGGCGACCGCATCGGCCACATCGCCTTCGGTAGCCGCGTCGACCTGCTCTTTCCGCCGACCGTCGACATCGAGGACGTTGCCGTCGATATCGGCGACTCGATGACCGCCGGCGAAACCGTCGTCCTCGAGTCGGGCCCCGGCGAACTCGGCGAGGGGTTCGACCTCGAGGTCGGTTCGGGCTCTGGCTCAGACGGTCGAGACGAGTAA
- a CDS encoding MinD/ParA family ATP-binding protein — protein MIVAVTGGKGGVGKSMLALNLAYELDGVVVDGDFTTPDLPRGGGPGLHDVLADRADPLEAVDRRGPVRLLPCGRTLAGARAAELSVFPRIVRRLEREFGHVVIDCPAGLARDVGRQLASAHAAVLVTTPTEPALADAMRTRQVALDLETPIAAVALNRTSGAVADGIAERIERTVSAPVLALEERSAVADAQRRGRPVAAVAPDCPAVEPLRTLARRLERCTTHDTDRSDAHDRSPAALD, from the coding sequence ATGATCGTTGCAGTCACCGGCGGGAAAGGGGGCGTCGGTAAGTCGATGCTCGCATTGAACCTCGCGTACGAACTGGACGGGGTCGTCGTCGACGGCGACTTCACGACCCCGGACCTTCCCCGCGGCGGCGGCCCCGGCCTGCACGACGTCCTGGCTGACCGCGCCGACCCGCTCGAGGCGGTCGACCGACGCGGTCCGGTTCGGCTGCTTCCCTGCGGCCGAACGCTCGCCGGTGCCCGCGCGGCCGAGCTGTCGGTGTTCCCGCGGATCGTTCGACGGCTCGAACGCGAGTTCGGCCACGTCGTGATCGACTGCCCCGCCGGGCTGGCACGCGACGTGGGCCGACAACTCGCGAGCGCCCACGCGGCCGTTCTCGTCACGACCCCGACCGAACCCGCACTCGCCGACGCCATGCGAACGCGACAGGTCGCACTCGACCTCGAGACGCCGATCGCCGCCGTCGCCCTCAACAGGACGTCCGGAGCGGTCGCCGACGGCATCGCCGAGCGCATCGAACGAACCGTCAGCGCCCCGGTACTCGCCCTTGAGGAGCGGTCGGCCGTCGCCGACGCACAGCGGCGCGGACGTCCCGTTGCCGCCGTCGCTCCCGACTGCCCGGCGGTCGAACCCCTTCGGACCCTCGCCCGGCGGCTCGAGCGCTGTACGACGCACGATACCGATCGGAGCGACGCTCACGATCGATCGCCGGCCGCGCTGGACTAG
- a CDS encoding DUF7857 domain-containing protein, translating to MIDLDWEIDRIDGVTLVSATIETAATTPQRVRLESRLDGPVWPPTDGDRTAAWTDAVWEGVIEPDRRHGIGFASPASPVEPPLAVTDHRRASSDRSPKPAAVLASLTEWKPTPTVVGRER from the coding sequence GTGATCGACCTCGACTGGGAGATCGACCGCATCGACGGCGTAACGCTCGTGTCGGCGACGATCGAAACCGCCGCGACGACCCCACAGCGGGTCCGACTCGAGAGCCGACTCGACGGCCCCGTCTGGCCGCCGACGGACGGCGATCGGACTGCGGCATGGACCGACGCCGTCTGGGAGGGCGTGATCGAACCCGACCGCCGTCACGGAATCGGCTTCGCGAGCCCGGCGTCGCCGGTCGAACCGCCGCTGGCCGTGACTGATCACCGACGGGCCTCGAGCGACCGGTCCCCGAAGCCGGCGGCCGTCCTCGCTTCGCTGACCGAGTGGAAACCGACACCGACCGTCGTCGGACGGGAGCGATGA
- a CDS encoding DUF7125 family protein has product MIAIAGAKGGCGKTVTTIGLAEAVARETTTAIAVDADRQLPNLHVAGGVDREPTLAGLESESAVAETVVQSSPRTDDVGLVAAPEPSDRIDFETEFDRLEGAAERAFVDCPSGAGPDVVEALSAADGVIVVTAETERSLTAAETTIEMARRLEVPILGAVVNRCDRVPEAVDSWTRVPVLGRIPDGEAPLTDEATREAYEGIARTIERRLAPDRTPVAYDEDLLPTGIDALDRALGGGLEPGSLVAVVAEPASQSEQLLYGTTAVRGTLYLSTERSTANVSRALEAAAIETGNPTVRRLGGETGLDDAAELLETLPAASTLVVDPTNAMETADRATYVSFLDALTERLVATESIGLLHCLEGPAVPANRTATLHAADAVFELESEPAADGTDHTLSISKFRGDNAGTERIRLAFDGRSPASIEATDNRS; this is encoded by the coding sequence ATGATCGCTATCGCAGGAGCGAAAGGCGGCTGTGGAAAGACGGTGACGACGATCGGACTCGCGGAGGCGGTCGCACGGGAGACGACGACGGCGATCGCGGTCGACGCCGACCGCCAGCTGCCGAACCTCCACGTGGCCGGTGGTGTCGATCGGGAGCCGACGCTCGCAGGGCTCGAGTCCGAGTCGGCCGTCGCCGAGACGGTCGTCCAGTCGAGTCCGCGGACGGACGACGTGGGGCTGGTCGCGGCACCGGAGCCGTCCGACCGGATCGACTTCGAGACAGAGTTCGATCGGCTCGAGGGGGCGGCCGAGCGGGCGTTCGTGGATTGCCCGTCGGGTGCGGGCCCGGACGTCGTCGAAGCGCTGTCGGCCGCCGACGGGGTGATCGTGGTCACGGCGGAGACGGAACGCAGTCTCACGGCCGCCGAGACGACGATCGAGATGGCGCGCCGGCTCGAGGTGCCGATACTCGGCGCGGTGGTAAACCGGTGCGACCGCGTGCCGGAAGCGGTCGACTCGTGGACGCGGGTCCCGGTTCTGGGGCGGATTCCGGATGGGGAAGCACCGCTGACCGACGAGGCGACGCGGGAGGCCTACGAGGGGATCGCACGGACGATAGAACGGCGGCTGGCCCCGGATCGGACGCCAGTGGCGTACGACGAGGATTTGCTGCCGACGGGGATCGACGCGCTCGATCGGGCGCTCGGGGGCGGACTTGAACCGGGGTCACTCGTCGCGGTGGTCGCGGAGCCCGCCAGTCAGTCGGAGCAGCTGCTTTACGGAACGACCGCCGTCCGCGGGACGCTCTATCTGTCGACCGAGCGGTCGACGGCGAACGTCTCGCGGGCGCTCGAGGCCGCAGCGATCGAGACCGGGAACCCGACGGTGCGCCGCCTCGGTGGCGAGACCGGGCTCGACGACGCGGCGGAGTTGCTCGAGACGCTGCCGGCGGCGTCGACGCTCGTCGTCGATCCGACGAATGCGATGGAGACCGCGGACCGGGCGACGTACGTCTCCTTTCTCGACGCGCTCACGGAACGGCTGGTCGCGACGGAGAGCATCGGCCTGTTGCACTGTCTCGAGGGGCCGGCGGTGCCGGCGAATCGGACGGCAACGCTTCACGCCGCCGACGCGGTCTTCGAACTCGAGTCGGAGCCGGCAGCGGATGGGACCGACCATACACTGTCGATCTCGAAGTTCAGAGGTGACAACGCGGGGACCGAACGGATCCGGCTCGCGTTCGACGGCCGGTCGCCGGCGTCGATCGAGGCGACCGACAACCGATCCTGA
- a CDS encoding outer membrane protein assembly factor BamB family protein yields MYGVDPQNTGYHPTATGPTSEDVTAKLLLESNGTVSDSPAVIGDTLYTAADNQLYAINTETGENEWRSDFPDIRGAYPAISDNRIYVGMNEGIATVNRNNGNLIWQNSVGISNVCPVVDSGAVIASENLLLYQFDIDNGEETIIHNLRDDNLGRPYTSIPAYDDGSVYFAGEHVLYSVNAKNGSVEWTFENPEGKSMGECNPATDGENIYISGADKRLYTIDTEDGTQKWSIKTKSETPQSPSLANGILYVVASDGVLSGGGSWLLAIDTKKEEVIWEDSLQSNINYKPVISNSSVYHANSRQVLAYDRETGDRRWKIDEFNEPIAGPPTISDDHAFISLKSGEIYLIT; encoded by the coding sequence ATGTACGGCGTCGATCCACAGAACACGGGGTATCATCCGACGGCGACTGGCCCGACTAGTGAGGATGTTACAGCTAAATTACTACTTGAATCAAATGGAACAGTTAGCGACAGTCCAGCTGTTATTGGTGACACTCTCTACACCGCTGCTGACAACCAATTATATGCGATTAATACAGAGACTGGAGAAAACGAATGGCGGTCCGACTTCCCTGATATACGTGGTGCCTACCCAGCCATCTCTGATAACCGCATATATGTCGGAATGAATGAGGGAATTGCTACAGTTAATCGAAATAACGGAAATCTCATTTGGCAAAATAGCGTTGGTATCAGTAATGTTTGTCCAGTAGTTGATAGCGGCGCGGTTATTGCTTCTGAAAACCTTTTGTTATATCAATTCGATATTGACAACGGTGAAGAAACAATAATTCATAATCTTAGAGATGACAACCTCGGGCGGCCATATACAAGTATCCCAGCATATGACGACGGGAGTGTATATTTTGCGGGGGAACATGTTTTATACTCAGTAAATGCCAAAAATGGTTCTGTAGAGTGGACTTTTGAAAACCCTGAAGGAAAATCTATGGGAGAATGTAATCCAGCAACTGATGGTGAAAACATCTATATAAGCGGTGCGGATAAACGACTGTACACGATTGATACTGAAGATGGCACACAAAAGTGGTCAATCAAAACAAAAAGTGAAACTCCTCAAAGCCCTTCTCTCGCAAATGGGATTCTATACGTAGTCGCAAGTGATGGTGTTCTGTCTGGTGGTGGCAGTTGGCTACTCGCTATTGACACTAAAAAGGAAGAGGTGATTTGGGAAGATAGTTTGCAATCGAATATAAATTATAAGCCAGTTATTTCCAATAGTAGTGTATACCACGCGAACAGCAGACAGGTATTAGCATATGATAGGGAAACAGGGGACAGACGGTGGAAAATTGACGAATTCAATGAACCAATCGCTGGACCACCGACTATCTCTGATGATCATGCCTTTATATCTCTTAAGTCAGGAGAGATCTATTTGATAACGTAG